In Janibacter cremeus, a genomic segment contains:
- the ligA gene encoding NAD-dependent DNA ligase LigA, producing METVSEIPERDESAARAKPETPADVPEQVRDEWAELAEQATAAQFAYHVKDAPTISDGAYDGLIRALDDLEEAYPSLRTTQSPTQNVGGAIFSTDFTAVDHLDRMLSLDNAFDTDELVDWAGRVEQEVSGFHYLCELKIDGLAVNLLYEGGKLTRALTRGDGRTGEDITMNVRTVEGIPTRLDAGEHPVPDLVEVRGEVFFRLEDFAELNAGLVESGRAPFANPRNSAAGSLRQKDPRVTARRPLRMLVHGMGRREGFDIDSQSHAYELMASWGLPTSPHYRVFDSMTEVRRFITQVEEQRHDYDHEIDGVVVKVDEIAVQRRLGTTSRAPRWAIAWKYPPEEVNTKLLDIQVNVGRTGRVTPFGVMEPVTVAGSTVSMATLHNGHEVTRKGVLIGDTVVLRKAGDVIPEILGPVVDLRDGSERKFVMPTHCPSCGTKLGQQKEGDKDIRCPNSRTCPSQLRERLSSLAGRGAFDIEVLGWEGVVGLLDAGVLTDESTLFSLTADDIFRVPLYRRKAKKGDPPESVHEGQVLSENGRKLIEHLQAAKEQPLWRVLVALSIRHVGPTAARALAQHFGSIAAIREADEEQLADVEGVGPTIATAVREWFDGEDNEWHRQIIERWAADGVRMEDERDESIAQTLQGVTVVVTGSLVEFSRDSAKEAILERGGKASGSVSKKTDWVVVGDNAGTKEARARDLGRPILTEAQFVELLETGSVVDFEQDEGGVLRREEGASKGSGS from the coding sequence ATGGAGACCGTGAGCGAGATCCCCGAGAGAGACGAGTCCGCAGCCCGGGCGAAGCCGGAGACCCCGGCCGACGTGCCCGAGCAGGTCCGGGACGAGTGGGCCGAGCTGGCCGAGCAGGCCACGGCCGCGCAGTTCGCCTACCACGTCAAGGACGCGCCGACGATCAGCGACGGCGCCTACGACGGGCTCATCCGAGCGCTGGACGACCTCGAGGAGGCATACCCCTCCCTTCGCACCACGCAGTCGCCGACGCAGAACGTCGGAGGCGCGATCTTCTCGACCGACTTCACGGCCGTGGACCACCTGGACCGGATGCTGTCGCTGGACAACGCTTTCGACACCGACGAGCTCGTCGACTGGGCCGGGCGCGTGGAGCAGGAGGTCTCCGGCTTCCACTACCTGTGCGAGCTGAAGATCGACGGTCTGGCCGTCAACCTCCTCTACGAAGGGGGGAAGCTCACCCGCGCACTGACGCGCGGCGACGGGCGCACCGGCGAGGACATCACGATGAACGTGCGCACCGTCGAGGGCATCCCCACCCGGCTCGACGCCGGCGAGCACCCGGTCCCGGACCTCGTCGAGGTCCGCGGGGAGGTCTTCTTCCGCCTCGAGGACTTCGCCGAGCTCAATGCCGGTCTCGTCGAGTCGGGCCGGGCCCCCTTCGCCAACCCGCGCAACTCCGCCGCGGGATCGTTGCGGCAGAAGGACCCTCGCGTCACCGCCCGTCGGCCGTTGCGCATGCTCGTGCACGGGATGGGGCGGCGCGAGGGCTTCGACATAGACAGCCAGAGCCACGCCTACGAGCTGATGGCCTCGTGGGGGTTGCCGACGTCCCCGCACTACCGGGTCTTCGACTCGATGACCGAGGTGCGCCGCTTCATCACGCAGGTGGAGGAGCAGCGCCACGACTACGACCACGAGATCGACGGTGTCGTCGTCAAGGTCGACGAGATCGCGGTGCAGCGCCGCCTGGGCACCACCTCGCGGGCCCCTCGCTGGGCCATCGCGTGGAAGTACCCGCCCGAGGAGGTCAACACCAAGCTGCTCGACATCCAGGTCAACGTCGGACGCACCGGGCGGGTGACCCCCTTCGGTGTGATGGAGCCGGTGACGGTCGCCGGGTCCACGGTCTCGATGGCGACGTTGCACAACGGCCACGAGGTGACGCGCAAGGGCGTGCTCATCGGTGACACGGTCGTGCTGCGCAAGGCCGGCGACGTGATCCCGGAGATCCTCGGTCCGGTGGTCGACCTGCGTGACGGCAGCGAGCGGAAGTTCGTCATGCCGACGCACTGCCCCTCCTGCGGCACGAAGCTCGGCCAGCAGAAGGAGGGCGACAAGGACATCCGCTGCCCCAACTCGCGCACCTGCCCGAGCCAGCTGCGCGAGCGGCTCTCCTCCCTCGCCGGACGCGGGGCATTCGACATCGAGGTGCTCGGCTGGGAGGGCGTCGTCGGGCTGCTCGACGCCGGCGTGCTCACCGACGAGTCGACCCTGTTCTCCCTCACGGCGGACGACATCTTCCGCGTGCCGCTATACCGCCGCAAGGCCAAGAAGGGGGACCCCCCGGAGTCGGTGCACGAGGGGCAGGTGCTCTCCGAGAACGGCCGCAAGCTCATCGAGCACTTGCAGGCGGCCAAGGAGCAGCCCCTGTGGCGGGTGCTCGTCGCGCTGTCGATCCGGCACGTCGGGCCGACCGCGGCCCGGGCGCTGGCGCAGCACTTCGGGTCGATCGCGGCGATACGCGAGGCGGACGAGGAGCAGCTCGCCGACGTCGAAGGAGTCGGCCCGACGATCGCGACCGCGGTGCGCGAGTGGTTCGACGGCGAGGACAACGAGTGGCACCGCCAGATCATCGAGCGGTGGGCCGCCGACGGAGTGCGCATGGAGGACGAGCGCGACGAGTCGATCGCACAGACGCTGCAGGGCGTCACCGTCGTCGTCACCGGCTCGCTGGTCGAGTTCAGCCGCGACTCCGCCAAGGAGGCCATCCTCGAGCGCGGCGGCAAGGCGTCCGGGTCGGTGAGCAAGAAGACCGACTGGGTGGTCGTCGGGGACAACGCCGGCACGAAGGAGGCCAGGGCCCGCGATCTCGGCCGGCCGATCCTCACCGAGGCGCAGTTCGTCGAGCTGCTCGAGACGGGGAGCGTGGTCGACTTCGAGCAGGACGAAGGCGGTGTCCTCAGGCGCGAGGAAGGAGCCTCGAAGGGGAGCGGGTCGTGA
- a CDS encoding FAD binding domain-containing protein, with protein MRPVDFEYTSPTSIEEVVRSLADGGGEATIMGGGQSLMPVLRMRMADPDLLVDLRRVPELKQVREEGDHLVIGAMTTHHTVAHDPLVAAHAGVLGQAAASVGDPQIRYRGTIGGSLAHADPAGDIAPAVLALDGAIEISGPAGARTVPAAEFFHGPFTTALDEGEVVTAVRVPKHTGWGMHYEKFAQVAQSWCIVAVAAAVQVEDGAVARARLGMANMGQTPLRAEAAEAALRGAPLQQGALHDAAARAGEGTSPAVDAAGTAEYRRHLAGVLAGRAVTAAAGVGG; from the coding sequence ATGAGGCCCGTGGACTTCGAGTACACCTCACCCACCAGCATCGAGGAGGTGGTGCGCAGCCTCGCCGACGGCGGGGGCGAGGCCACCATCATGGGTGGTGGGCAGTCGCTGATGCCGGTGCTGCGGATGCGGATGGCCGACCCGGACCTGCTCGTCGACCTGCGTCGGGTCCCCGAGCTGAAGCAGGTGCGCGAGGAGGGCGATCACCTCGTCATCGGTGCCATGACCACCCACCACACCGTGGCCCACGACCCGCTCGTCGCCGCGCACGCCGGGGTCCTGGGACAGGCAGCTGCCTCGGTGGGGGATCCGCAGATCAGGTACCGGGGGACCATCGGCGGCTCCCTGGCCCACGCCGACCCGGCCGGTGACATCGCACCCGCCGTGCTCGCCCTCGACGGGGCGATCGAGATCAGCGGGCCCGCCGGTGCGCGGACCGTGCCTGCGGCCGAGTTCTTCCACGGCCCCTTCACCACTGCGTTGGACGAAGGGGAGGTGGTGACCGCGGTCCGGGTGCCCAAGCACACCGGGTGGGGGATGCACTACGAGAAGTTTGCGCAGGTGGCCCAGTCCTGGTGCATCGTCGCCGTGGCGGCGGCGGTGCAGGTCGAGGACGGTGCCGTCGCCCGGGCGCGTCTCGGGATGGCCAACATGGGGCAGACCCCGCTGCGGGCCGAGGCGGCCGAAGCAGCCCTGAGGGGAGCGCCGCTCCAACAAGGCGCACTGCACGATGCGGCAGCGCGTGCTGGTGAGGGGACCTCCCCGGCAGTCGACGCCGCGGGCACGGCCGAGTACCGCCGCCACCTCGCGGGAGTCCTCGCAGGCAGAGCGGTCACCGCAGCCGCAGGAGTGGGTGGATGA
- a CDS encoding LamB/YcsF family protein, whose product MSASTKLIDLNADGGESFGRWTLGADESLAPLISSINVACGWHAGDPATMSTSVTLAKEHEIGLGAHPGFPDLTGFGRRAMAFSPAEAAQAVLYQTGALRAFADQLGVPLRHVKPHGSLYGLLMKDDDAADAVADAVAQMDASLLMVLEAGHCAERQRERGHKVAAEAFADLEYTDDGHIIIDPKNQRRDPQWCADQVADILDGRIRSVNGVESSIRADTICLHSDRPGAVDNAHAVVDRITSKGWTIRSLHHIDQEGS is encoded by the coding sequence ATGAGTGCCAGTACGAAACTCATCGATCTCAATGCGGATGGTGGTGAGAGCTTCGGTCGGTGGACCCTGGGCGCCGATGAGTCGCTGGCCCCGTTGATCTCCTCGATCAACGTCGCCTGCGGGTGGCACGCCGGCGACCCGGCGACGATGTCCACCTCGGTCACGCTCGCCAAGGAGCACGAGATCGGGCTGGGCGCGCACCCGGGATTCCCCGACCTCACCGGCTTCGGGCGCCGGGCGATGGCCTTCTCCCCGGCAGAGGCAGCGCAGGCGGTGCTGTACCAGACGGGTGCCTTGCGCGCCTTCGCCGACCAGCTGGGGGTCCCCCTTCGCCACGTCAAACCCCACGGCAGCCTCTATGGGCTGCTGATGAAGGACGACGACGCGGCGGACGCCGTGGCCGATGCCGTCGCCCAGATGGACGCGTCGCTCCTGATGGTGCTCGAGGCCGGGCACTGTGCCGAGCGCCAGCGCGAGCGTGGCCACAAGGTGGCAGCCGAGGCCTTTGCCGACCTGGAGTACACCGATGACGGCCACATCATCATCGACCCGAAGAACCAGCGTCGTGACCCACAGTGGTGTGCCGACCAGGTCGCCGACATCCTCGACGGCCGAATCCGTTCGGTCAACGGTGTCGAGTCCTCGATCCGGGCGGACACGATCTGCCTGCACTCGGACCGTCCCGGGGCCGTCGACAACGCCCACGCGGTCGTCGATCGCATCACGAGCAAGGGGTGGACGATCCGGTCCCTCCACCACATCGACCAGGAGGGTTCATGA
- a CDS encoding biotin-dependent carboxyltransferase family protein, translating into MSAQVRVVSGGLSTTVQDLGRTGRYAIGMPPSGAMDQFSFRVANLLVGNPEGAAALEATYIGPTLEFTDERIVAVTGGDAAVTLNGEPVPMWASTRVTSGDVLAFGMITTGARPYIAVSGGVAVPEYLGSRSTYTLIGLGGHEGRTLTDGDVLPLGDASGGTQGAVVPDDLVPQFPSDVEVRAVVGLCSYRLTENALESFLGTPWRITKDADRVGYRLRGGTLDFVEREQPFGAGSDPANVVDLGYPLGSIQVPGGDEPIVLLGDAVTGGGYVTIATVISVDRDLFGQAKTGDTIRFRDVGIDEALAARADRTRWLDRIRSALA; encoded by the coding sequence ATGAGTGCACAGGTGAGAGTCGTCTCGGGTGGACTGTCGACGACCGTCCAGGACCTCGGCCGCACGGGCCGGTATGCCATCGGCATGCCGCCCTCCGGTGCGATGGACCAGTTCTCCTTCCGGGTCGCCAACCTCCTCGTGGGCAACCCCGAGGGCGCCGCCGCCCTGGAGGCCACGTACATCGGACCGACGCTGGAGTTCACCGACGAGCGGATCGTCGCGGTGACCGGTGGGGACGCCGCCGTCACGCTCAACGGCGAACCGGTTCCGATGTGGGCGAGCACCAGGGTCACCAGTGGCGACGTACTGGCATTCGGGATGATCACCACGGGTGCCCGCCCGTACATCGCGGTCTCCGGCGGCGTCGCCGTACCGGAGTACCTGGGATCGCGCTCGACCTACACCCTGATCGGGCTCGGTGGCCACGAGGGTCGCACCCTGACCGATGGTGACGTCCTCCCGCTGGGTGATGCTTCGGGAGGGACGCAAGGCGCTGTCGTCCCCGACGACCTGGTGCCGCAGTTCCCCTCCGACGTCGAGGTCAGGGCCGTCGTCGGGTTGTGCTCCTACCGGCTCACGGAGAACGCACTCGAGTCCTTCTTGGGCACCCCGTGGCGGATCACCAAGGACGCGGACAGGGTCGGGTACCGGCTGCGCGGCGGCACGCTCGACTTCGTCGAGCGCGAGCAACCCTTCGGGGCGGGCAGCGATCCGGCGAACGTGGTCGACCTCGGCTACCCGCTGGGCTCGATCCAGGTACCGGGTGGGGACGAGCCGATCGTCCTCCTCGGCGACGCGGTCACCGGTGGTGGTTACGTCACGATCGCCACGGTCATCTCTGTCGACCGGGACCTGTTCGGACAGGCCAAGACGGGCGACACGATCCGGTTCCGGGACGTCGGCATCGACGAGGCCCTGGCCGCGCGCGCCGACCGCACCCGTTGGTTGGACCGGATTCGTTCGGCACTGGCCTGA
- a CDS encoding long-chain-fatty-acid--CoA ligase — protein sequence MTNLASNLVATAQAHPDQVAIKLDDAELTWQQLHGMAARAAGAMRAAGLEPGDRVALILPNIPAFPVLFYGALLAGGTVVPMNPLLKAQEIEYFFTDSGAKFAFAWGDFLGEAQGGAEGTSTKVIASGPVGPSEEDLPAGEPLAAPVERDDEDTAVILYTSGTTGRPKGAELTHRNLHLNAQRSAHDIIGITSDDVVMGCLPLFHVFGLTCGLNAATLTGATLTLVPRFEPGKALEVIERDQVTIFEGVPTMYGAMLHHPAVDATDISSLRTCVSGGSSLPEQTLTEFEAKFKVRLLEGYGLSETSPVASFNMLDKPSKPGTIGRAIPGCEMKLVDDNGDEVGPGEGVGEIAIRGDNIMKGYWNKPEETAAAIRDGWFYSGDIASVDDEGYYTIVDRKKDMIIRGGMNIYPREVEEVLYTHPDVLECAVVGVPHPELGEDVGAAVSLREGASGDVDEIRAYVKDRIAAYKYPRLVWVLDEIPKGPTGKILKREVQAPSA from the coding sequence ATGACCAACTTGGCCAGCAACCTCGTTGCGACCGCCCAGGCACACCCCGACCAGGTGGCCATCAAGCTCGACGACGCGGAACTGACCTGGCAGCAGCTGCACGGCATGGCCGCCAGGGCCGCCGGCGCCATGCGCGCCGCCGGTCTGGAGCCGGGCGACCGTGTCGCGCTGATCCTGCCGAACATCCCCGCCTTCCCGGTGCTCTTCTACGGCGCCCTGCTGGCCGGCGGCACCGTCGTGCCGATGAACCCGCTGCTGAAGGCCCAGGAGATCGAGTACTTCTTCACCGACTCCGGTGCGAAGTTCGCCTTCGCGTGGGGCGACTTCCTCGGCGAGGCGCAGGGCGGCGCGGAGGGGACCTCGACGAAGGTGATCGCCTCCGGCCCCGTCGGCCCGAGCGAGGAGGACCTGCCCGCGGGTGAGCCACTCGCCGCGCCGGTCGAGCGCGACGACGAGGACACCGCGGTCATCCTCTACACCTCGGGCACGACCGGCCGGCCCAAGGGCGCGGAGCTGACGCACCGGAACCTCCACCTGAATGCGCAGCGCTCCGCGCACGACATCATCGGCATCACCTCCGACGACGTCGTCATGGGCTGTCTGCCGCTCTTCCATGTCTTCGGTCTGACCTGCGGCCTCAACGCCGCGACTCTCACCGGCGCGACCCTCACCCTCGTGCCCCGCTTCGAGCCCGGAAAGGCGCTGGAGGTCATCGAGCGCGACCAGGTGACGATCTTCGAGGGCGTGCCGACGATGTACGGCGCGATGCTGCACCACCCTGCCGTGGACGCCACCGACATCTCGAGCCTGCGCACCTGTGTCAGCGGCGGCTCGTCGCTGCCGGAGCAGACCCTCACCGAGTTCGAGGCGAAGTTCAAGGTGCGGCTGCTCGAGGGCTACGGCCTGTCGGAGACCTCCCCCGTGGCCTCCTTCAACATGCTCGACAAGCCGAGCAAGCCCGGGACGATCGGGCGGGCCATCCCCGGCTGCGAGATGAAGCTCGTCGATGACAACGGCGACGAGGTCGGCCCCGGCGAGGGCGTCGGTGAGATCGCCATCCGCGGCGACAACATCATGAAGGGCTACTGGAACAAGCCCGAGGAGACCGCCGCGGCCATCCGCGACGGCTGGTTCTACAGCGGTGACATCGCGAGCGTCGACGATGAGGGGTACTACACCATCGTCGACCGCAAGAAGGACATGATCATCCGCGGCGGGATGAACATCTACCCCCGCGAGGTCGAGGAGGTGCTGTACACGCACCCGGACGTGCTCGAGTGCGCTGTGGTCGGAGTGCCGCACCCGGAGCTCGGCGAGGACGTCGGGGCAGCGGTGTCCCTGCGCGAGGGCGCCTCGGGTGACGTCGACGAGATCCGGGCCTACGTCAAGGACCGGATCGCGGCCTACAAGTACCCCCGCCTGGTGTGGGTGCTGGACGAGATCCCCAAGGGCCCGACGGGCAAGATCCTCAAGCGCGAGGTCCAGGCCCCGAGCGCCTGA
- a CDS encoding acetyl-CoA carboxylase encodes MPTISSPLPGVFYRRPSPDQEVYVNDGDQVTEGQTIGLIEVMKNFTELKATAGGTIKEFLVDDESELSVGQDVAVLE; translated from the coding sequence ATGCCCACGATCTCCTCTCCGCTCCCCGGAGTGTTCTACCGTCGCCCCTCCCCGGACCAGGAGGTGTACGTCAACGACGGCGACCAGGTCACCGAGGGCCAGACGATCGGCCTGATCGAGGTGATGAAGAACTTCACCGAGCTGAAGGCAACGGCAGGCGGAACCATCAAGGAGTTCCTGGTAGACGACGAGTCCGAGCTGTCCGTCGGGCAGGACGTGGCGGTCCTGGAGTGA
- a CDS encoding 5-oxoprolinase subunit B family protein, producing MSQPVQLPPARYEHGGDEFIFVEIAEEMSMEANIKATLITQELENRQMSGLVDICPSNASYLVRFDPDVVPPAELMGLLKDLEGRFQEVPEGFTLQTRVVDVPVLYNDPWTHEAMMRFRDRHQDPESTDLEYGARTNGFDSVEAFIEHLAGNPWIVTMLGFVPGLPFCYQLEPRERQVQVPKYVRPRTFTPERAFGIGGAFSVVYPVQGAGGYQLYGMSATPVLNVRQDHPDFDHSIVFPRAGDILRYRSVDRAEFDDTRREVEAGTFRYRQHDVEFSPAAFLDDPQGVNDRLLEVLYR from the coding sequence ATGAGCCAACCGGTGCAGCTGCCCCCCGCGCGCTACGAGCACGGGGGAGACGAGTTCATCTTCGTCGAGATCGCCGAGGAGATGAGCATGGAGGCCAACATCAAGGCCACACTCATCACCCAGGAGCTGGAGAACAGGCAGATGTCGGGCCTGGTCGACATCTGTCCCTCCAATGCGTCCTACCTCGTGCGGTTCGACCCCGACGTCGTGCCCCCGGCGGAACTCATGGGGCTGCTGAAGGATCTCGAAGGGCGCTTCCAGGAGGTGCCCGAGGGCTTCACGCTGCAGACCCGCGTGGTGGACGTGCCGGTGCTCTACAACGATCCCTGGACGCACGAGGCGATGATGCGCTTCCGCGACCGGCACCAGGACCCGGAGTCGACCGACCTGGAGTACGGCGCCCGCACCAACGGCTTCGACAGCGTCGAGGCCTTCATCGAGCACCTGGCCGGGAACCCGTGGATCGTGACGATGCTCGGCTTCGTCCCGGGTCTGCCGTTCTGCTACCAGCTCGAGCCGAGGGAACGGCAGGTGCAGGTCCCCAAGTACGTGCGTCCCCGGACCTTCACCCCGGAACGGGCCTTCGGGATCGGTGGTGCCTTCTCGGTGGTCTACCCGGTCCAGGGCGCCGGCGGATACCAGCTGTACGGGATGTCTGCCACGCCGGTGCTCAACGTGCGCCAGGACCACCCGGACTTCGACCACTCCATCGTCTTCCCGAGGGCGGGCGACATCCTGAGGTACCGATCCGTGGACCGCGCGGAGTTCGACGACACCCGCAGGGAGGTGGAGGCAGGGACGTTCCGGTATCGCCAGCACGACGTCGAGTTCTCGCCCGCAGCCTTCCTCGACGACCCACAAGGAGTCAACGACCGTCTGCTGGAGGTGCTGTACCGATGA
- a CDS encoding acetyl-CoA carboxylase biotin carboxylase subunit encodes MSAAPTRRVLVANRGEIAVRVIRAAHTCGWEAVAVHSDADADSRWVVLADDARRIGPSPARRSYLDIDAVLEAARDSGCTHVHPGYGFLAERPEFARRVTEAGLTYVGPSAEVIESMGDKAAARRTAEQAGVPVVPGSGVVADAAAARAAAADVGFPLLIKAAAGGGGRGIRVVRTDDELDDAVATAQAEASASFGDGSLYLERCIENARHIEVQVVGDTHGNVVHFFERDCSVQRRRQKLLEEAPAPGLAATLRDEITSAAVRLAAEVGYQGAGTVEFLVEGQAFYFIEMNTRIQVEHPITEMVTNTDLVAEQLRVAAGEPLSVTQDDITLSGAAVEFRINAEDPEQDFFPSPGELVRFDSPNGPGVRVDSGFVAGGQIVPYYDSLVAKVVVHGRDRDEALARAEQALTEFTVEGVVTTRDLHLSLIADEAFRAGGVTTTWFEERSTGPR; translated from the coding sequence GTGAGCGCCGCACCCACCCGACGGGTCCTCGTCGCCAACCGCGGCGAGATCGCGGTCCGTGTCATCAGGGCAGCGCACACCTGTGGTTGGGAGGCGGTCGCGGTGCATTCCGACGCCGATGCCGACTCGCGCTGGGTGGTACTCGCCGACGATGCCCGCCGCATCGGCCCCTCACCAGCTCGTCGCTCCTACCTGGACATCGACGCGGTCCTGGAGGCAGCACGCGACTCCGGGTGCACCCACGTGCACCCGGGATACGGATTCCTGGCCGAGCGCCCGGAGTTCGCCCGGCGTGTGACCGAGGCGGGACTGACCTACGTGGGTCCCTCGGCCGAGGTGATCGAGTCGATGGGTGACAAGGCCGCTGCACGCCGGACCGCCGAGCAGGCCGGTGTCCCCGTCGTCCCCGGCTCGGGGGTCGTCGCCGACGCGGCGGCCGCGCGTGCCGCAGCCGCCGACGTCGGCTTCCCCCTGCTGATCAAGGCGGCTGCCGGAGGTGGCGGCCGAGGCATCCGCGTGGTGCGGACCGACGACGAGCTCGATGACGCGGTTGCGACCGCGCAGGCCGAGGCCAGCGCCTCCTTCGGCGACGGCTCGCTCTACCTCGAGCGGTGCATCGAGAACGCCAGGCACATCGAGGTCCAGGTCGTGGGTGACACGCACGGCAACGTCGTCCACTTCTTCGAGCGGGACTGCTCGGTCCAGCGGCGCCGGCAGAAGCTGCTCGAGGAGGCACCAGCTCCGGGGCTGGCCGCGACGTTGCGGGACGAGATCACGAGCGCGGCGGTCCGCCTGGCCGCCGAGGTCGGGTACCAGGGCGCGGGCACCGTGGAGTTCCTCGTCGAGGGGCAGGCGTTCTACTTCATCGAGATGAACACCCGCATCCAGGTGGAGCACCCGATCACCGAGATGGTGACGAATACGGACCTGGTCGCCGAGCAGCTGAGGGTCGCCGCAGGGGAGCCGTTGTCGGTGACCCAGGACGACATCACGCTCTCCGGCGCTGCCGTGGAGTTCCGGATCAACGCCGAGGACCCGGAGCAGGACTTCTTCCCCTCGCCGGGGGAGCTCGTCCGATTCGACTCACCGAATGGTCCCGGGGTGAGGGTGGATTCCGGATTCGTGGCAGGTGGGCAGATCGTGCCGTACTACGACTCCTTGGTGGCCAAGGTGGTCGTCCACGGTCGGGACCGTGACGAAGCACTGGCCCGTGCCGAGCAGGCCCTCACCGAGTTCACCGTCGAGGGCGTGGTGACCACACGTGACCTGCACCTGTCGCTGATCGCGGACGAGGCCTTCCGCGCGGGCGGCGTCACGACCACGTGGTTCGAGGAGCGCTCGACCGGCCCGCGCTGA